From Prosthecobacter sp., the proteins below share one genomic window:
- a CDS encoding sulfatase, with product MRFIYLLFALCPWHAALAQPNLLIITTDDMSCDSVGVFGCTLKDTTPNMDKLAMQSLRFNHAHVVVGNCMPSRNVMWSGKYPHNNRIEGFRAMGKNDKDYPVLGDLVKAAGYFTGIRHKVEHSTPYSPFPWDIILSEGKKDDVKNAASWGKAATQGIEAAKQAGKPFCLLLNVADPHKPFYGEGNRGESAPDPNMPSKVFTSEEVPVPGFLHDDPIIRKELALYYSSVRRADDGVGAILDALKAAGQDENTIIIFLSDHGMPLPFAKTQLYHHSSRTPLMIRWPGVTKAGAVDDAHMISTVDLLPTILDMLQIAQPGGFDGTSFAALLKGESQPERVMVFKEHNENAGGQRTPMRAVQTKDWLYVFSPWSNGTRVMTGATNGTATARQMRVLAKTNEAIAARIDLFDHRVPEEAYEVRYDHDALSNLIAKPEDAAQVATLEKALEDWMVKTNDPLLEVFRKRDDAAFREQYMKQLEGKQMSKKERVTANRAAKKSSDAAKPGALIALEAPASVTPGQKATVKLKHTFPADLGEKPIQVTLKGGGNERIERKEVKASGTGEIEVTFDIPAEVPGGKVIFAGLVGKSIKDSLQLIQTKPVPVK from the coding sequence ATGCGTTTCATTTATCTCCTCTTTGCTCTCTGTCCTTGGCACGCTGCTTTGGCACAGCCCAACCTGCTCATCATCACCACTGATGACATGAGCTGCGACTCGGTCGGCGTCTTCGGCTGCACGCTGAAGGACACCACGCCGAACATGGACAAGCTCGCGATGCAGAGCCTGCGGTTCAATCATGCGCATGTCGTTGTAGGGAACTGCATGCCATCACGCAATGTCATGTGGAGCGGCAAATACCCGCACAACAACCGCATCGAGGGCTTTCGGGCGATGGGCAAAAACGACAAGGACTACCCGGTGCTGGGTGATCTGGTGAAGGCAGCGGGCTATTTCACCGGCATCCGGCACAAGGTGGAGCACTCCACGCCCTACTCGCCTTTCCCCTGGGACATCATACTCAGCGAAGGCAAAAAGGACGATGTGAAGAATGCCGCCTCGTGGGGGAAGGCTGCCACCCAAGGCATCGAAGCCGCGAAGCAGGCCGGAAAGCCGTTTTGCCTGCTCTTGAATGTGGCTGATCCACACAAGCCCTTCTATGGCGAAGGCAATCGAGGCGAGAGCGCTCCTGATCCGAATATGCCCTCGAAAGTCTTCACGTCCGAGGAGGTTCCCGTGCCCGGCTTCCTGCATGACGATCCAATCATCCGCAAAGAACTCGCCCTTTATTACTCCAGTGTGCGCCGCGCCGATGATGGCGTGGGCGCGATCTTGGATGCCCTCAAGGCCGCCGGCCAGGATGAGAACACCATCATTATTTTCCTCTCCGATCACGGCATGCCGCTGCCGTTTGCCAAAACGCAGCTCTATCATCACAGCAGCCGCACGCCGCTTATGATCCGCTGGCCAGGGGTCACAAAAGCAGGTGCCGTCGATGACGCGCACATGATCTCCACCGTCGATCTGCTGCCGACGATTCTCGACATGCTGCAAATCGCGCAGCCGGGTGGTTTCGACGGCACCTCCTTCGCCGCATTGCTCAAAGGCGAGTCACAACCCGAGCGCGTGATGGTCTTCAAAGAGCACAACGAGAACGCTGGCGGTCAGCGCACACCAATGCGCGCCGTGCAGACGAAAGACTGGCTCTACGTCTTCAGCCCGTGGTCGAACGGCACCCGCGTCATGACCGGAGCCACCAATGGCACCGCCACTGCCCGCCAGATGCGCGTGCTGGCAAAAACAAACGAGGCCATCGCCGCGCGCATCGACCTTTTCGATCATCGCGTGCCCGAGGAAGCCTACGAGGTGCGCTACGACCACGACGCGCTCAGCAATCTCATCGCCAAACCCGAAGATGCTGCGCAGGTGGCCACGCTCGAAAAAGCGCTCGAAGACTGGATGGTCAAAACGAACGACCCGCTCCTCGAAGTCTTCCGCAAACGCGATGACGCCGCCTTTCGCGAGCAATACATGAAGCAGCTCGAAGGCAAGCAGATGAGCAAAAAGGAGCGCGTCACCGCCAATCGAGCTGCCAAGAAGTCCTCCGATGCCGCCAAGCCCGGTGCATTGATCGCCCTCGAAGCACCTGCCAGTGTCACGCCCGGCCAAAAAGCCACCGTGAAACTCAAGCACACCTTCCCGGCCGATCTCGGTGAAAAACCGATTCAAGTCACGCTCAAAGGCGGCGGCAACGAGCGCATCGAACGCAAGGAAGTGAAAGCCAGCGGCACCGGCGAGATCGAAGTCACCTTCGACATTCCGGCTGAAGTTCCCGGCGGCAAGGTCATCTTCGCCGGCCTCGTCGGCAAAAGCATCAAGGACTCATTGCAACTCATTCAGACGAAGCCAGTGCCGGTGAAGTGA
- a CDS encoding DUF1553 domain-containing protein: MRRFSSISLLLALAAADSSAADGVAFFESSVRPLLVKHCYECHSQQGKVKGGLLLDRKEGWVKGGDAGPALVPGKPAKSLLMHSVRYEDEDLQMPPKSKLPPEDIRVLEQWITMGAPDPRVESMAAASTKKTIDFAAARQGWAFRPLQKNALPAVKQQDWPRKELDVFILAELEAKKLTPAADADRVTLMRRLSYDLTGLPPSDESDTSDLSDYVEKLLSSPQFGEKWGRYWLDLARYSDSNGGDRNYTFYQAWRYRNYVIDAFNHDKSFYEFIREQIAGDLMAAKTPAQRRSQMIASSFLALGPKMLTERDKEKLHLDTVDEQIDTIGRAFLGLTVGCARCHDHKFDPFSQQDYYALAGFFRSTEVVMGTRNGCVNVASWVEQALPQPEPAFGELKQKVARLELAMRLKVERDFMETVAGKKALTKLPLAGVIYDEASAELVGDWKQSSLSAKRFGDFYIHNDKQDRGAKKAVFRGALPETGIYEVRIAYPAKGNCDKRVPITVEAFDGVHEIIFDQTKKPSIGGLFEPIGRFHFEKGGRVNVIVGTQGTKDYVIVDAVQFISEKDIERESTALAMANGSSTGDPLLLMDNAALTKELDKQVNALKDAELAMAPRDARDAGDIHLRVRGEVNQLGPKVPRSFPTVLHSGKAPKIPAGSSGRLQLAAWMTSTENALLDRVIVNRLWAQLFGRGIVGTVDNFGVQGEKPTHPALLDHLAAKFRASGGSFKSLIREMVLSRTYQLAAEAKSPRTIADPENRLFGRRSYRRLTAEEIRDSLLFLTGELKLEQAAATALTYGEDLDKPMKFDKELRRSIYLPVARNNLAPELEIFDVANPEMVSGDRPLTTVPTQALYLLNSPFLQKQGATLAQQAYAQADPVTWLHEAILGRAPSATAAKRANDFINTANDDREKALADLAHVLLASTEFLFLE, from the coding sequence GTGCGTCGCTTTTCTTCCATCTCGCTCCTCCTTGCCCTCGCGGCTGCTGATTCATCGGCGGCGGATGGCGTGGCGTTTTTTGAGAGCAGCGTGCGGCCTTTACTGGTGAAGCATTGTTATGAGTGCCACTCGCAGCAGGGAAAGGTGAAAGGCGGGCTGCTGCTGGATCGGAAGGAAGGTTGGGTGAAGGGTGGCGATGCGGGGCCGGCGCTGGTGCCCGGAAAGCCCGCGAAGAGCCTGCTCATGCACAGCGTGCGCTACGAGGACGAAGATCTGCAAATGCCGCCGAAGTCGAAGCTGCCGCCGGAAGACATTCGCGTGCTGGAGCAATGGATCACGATGGGGGCGCCTGATCCGCGCGTGGAGTCGATGGCCGCGGCGAGCACGAAGAAGACGATTGATTTCGCGGCGGCACGCCAAGGCTGGGCGTTTCGTCCGCTGCAAAAGAACGCGCTGCCTGCCGTGAAGCAGCAAGACTGGCCGCGCAAAGAGCTGGATGTGTTCATCCTCGCAGAGTTGGAGGCAAAGAAGCTCACGCCTGCCGCCGATGCGGACCGCGTCACGCTCATGCGCAGGCTCAGCTATGATCTCACCGGCTTGCCGCCGTCGGACGAGTCTGACACGTCTGACTTGTCCGACTATGTCGAGAAGCTCCTCAGCAGCCCGCAGTTCGGAGAAAAATGGGGCCGCTACTGGCTGGATCTCGCGCGTTATTCGGACTCGAACGGCGGTGACCGCAACTACACCTTTTATCAGGCGTGGCGTTACAGAAACTACGTCATTGATGCCTTCAACCACGACAAATCGTTCTACGAGTTCATTCGTGAGCAGATCGCGGGTGACCTTATGGCCGCAAAGACTCCCGCGCAGCGGCGCAGTCAGATGATCGCGTCGAGTTTCCTCGCGCTGGGGCCGAAGATGCTCACGGAGCGCGACAAGGAGAAGCTGCACCTCGACACGGTGGACGAGCAGATCGACACGATTGGCCGCGCGTTTCTCGGCCTCACCGTTGGTTGTGCGCGCTGCCACGATCACAAGTTCGATCCCTTCAGCCAGCAGGACTACTACGCGCTCGCGGGCTTCTTCCGCTCCACGGAGGTCGTCATGGGCACGCGGAACGGCTGCGTGAATGTGGCAAGCTGGGTGGAGCAGGCACTGCCGCAGCCGGAACCAGCGTTTGGCGAGCTGAAGCAGAAAGTGGCGCGGCTCGAACTCGCGATGCGGCTCAAAGTGGAGCGCGATTTCATGGAAACCGTCGCGGGCAAAAAAGCACTGACGAAACTGCCGCTCGCGGGCGTGATTTATGATGAGGCCAGCGCGGAACTCGTCGGCGACTGGAAGCAGTCGAGCCTGTCTGCGAAGCGCTTCGGCGACTTCTACATTCACAACGACAAGCAGGACCGAGGCGCGAAGAAGGCCGTGTTTCGCGGTGCCTTGCCCGAGACCGGCATCTACGAGGTGCGAATCGCCTATCCGGCGAAGGGCAACTGCGACAAGCGCGTGCCCATCACCGTCGAAGCCTTCGACGGCGTGCATGAGATCATCTTTGACCAGACGAAGAAGCCCAGCATCGGCGGCCTGTTCGAGCCCATCGGCCGGTTTCATTTCGAGAAAGGCGGGCGCGTGAATGTCATCGTCGGCACGCAAGGCACGAAGGATTATGTGATCGTCGATGCCGTGCAGTTCATCTCCGAAAAAGACATCGAGCGCGAGTCCACCGCACTGGCGATGGCGAACGGCAGCAGCACGGGCGATCCGCTCCTCCTGATGGACAACGCCGCGCTTACCAAAGAGCTCGACAAGCAGGTGAACGCGCTCAAAGACGCCGAGCTGGCCATGGCCCCGCGCGATGCGCGTGACGCAGGCGACATCCATCTGCGCGTGCGTGGCGAGGTGAATCAACTCGGCCCCAAAGTGCCACGCAGCTTCCCCACCGTGCTGCACAGCGGCAAAGCGCCGAAGATCCCCGCCGGATCGAGCGGTCGCCTGCAACTCGCCGCCTGGATGACGAGCACGGAGAATGCGCTGCTCGACCGCGTGATCGTGAACCGCCTCTGGGCGCAGCTTTTCGGGCGTGGCATCGTCGGCACCGTCGATAACTTCGGCGTGCAGGGCGAGAAGCCCACGCATCCCGCGCTGCTCGATCACCTCGCCGCGAAGTTCCGCGCCAGCGGCGGCTCCTTCAAATCATTGATCCGCGAGATGGTGCTCAGCCGCACCTATCAGCTCGCCGCTGAGGCCAAATCACCGCGCACCATCGCCGATCCCGAAAATCGTTTGTTCGGCAGGCGGTCATATCGTCGCCTCACCGCCGAGGAAATTCGCGACAGCCTGCTCTTCCTCACCGGCGAACTCAAACTCGAACAAGCCGCCGCCACCGCGCTCACTTACGGCGAGGATCTCGACAAGCCGATGAAGTTCGACAAAGAACTGCGCCGCAGCATCTACCTCCCCGTCGCGCGCAACAACCTCGCCCCCGAGCTGGAAATCTTCGACGTCGCCAATCCCGAGATGGTTTCCGGCGACCGCCCGCTCACCACCGTGCCCACGCAAGCGCTGTATCTGCTCAACAGCCCCTTCCTGCAAAAACAGGGTGCCACACTCGCCCAACAAGCCTACGCCCAGGCTGACCCAGTGACATGGCTACATGAGGCCATTCTCGGACGTGCGCCGAGCGCCACGGCGGCCAAGCGTGCGAATGATTTCATCAACACCGCCAACGATGATCGCGAAAAAGCCCTCGCCGATCTCGCCCATGTGCTGCTCGCCTCCACGGAGTTTTTGTTTCTCGAATGA
- a CDS encoding sulfatase, with translation MKAFLILLSSVVMLVSAFAAEQRPNILFLLSDDHSYPFLSTYGSSNVKTPTLDQLAAEGMKFHRFFTGAPQCVPSRATLMTGRSPVAARMTRFSAPLPRDEITLPELLREKGGYFTGVCGRSYHLDGATKIGQGAAKVFQEHQLKTFIDRVDSLNTCADNEVAAQVAAFLDKKPADKPFFMWANFSDPHHAWNAPAEFRPDTASLKVPAHWPDLPGVREQLADYCAEVNRVDRTVAGVLDVLKKRGLMDSTLIVFCGDNGMAMPHGKGSLYDPGSNVPFLVRWPGVVKPGGDSRALISAEDLAPTLLAAAGLEAGSKMSGVSFLPLLKGEAHTPRKHLFVERGPHGSAPVAADMTNAGYDLARAVRSDRFKFIYNCTPWIPYSPVDSAGGVAWKEMQEANAAGKLSPGLRTTYFTTPRPVYELYDLEADPSELNNLSGKPELAATERELRAALAEKMILDFDYLPLPDLMEGGSGGAVKKGKGQGKKK, from the coding sequence ATGAAGGCTTTTCTCATCCTCCTTTCGTCAGTCGTCATGCTAGTTTCGGCCTTCGCGGCGGAGCAGCGCCCGAACATCCTCTTCCTCCTCAGCGACGACCACAGCTACCCCTTCCTCAGCACCTACGGCAGCTCGAACGTCAAAACGCCAACGCTCGACCAACTCGCTGCCGAAGGGATGAAGTTCCACCGCTTCTTCACCGGGGCACCGCAGTGCGTGCCCTCGCGTGCCACGCTCATGACAGGTCGCTCGCCCGTGGCCGCACGCATGACGCGATTCTCCGCACCGCTGCCGCGAGATGAGATCACGCTGCCGGAACTGCTTCGTGAAAAGGGCGGTTACTTCACCGGCGTGTGCGGTCGCAGCTACCATCTCGATGGAGCGACGAAAATCGGCCAAGGAGCGGCGAAAGTCTTCCAGGAGCATCAGTTGAAGACCTTCATCGACCGCGTGGACTCACTGAACACCTGCGCTGACAACGAAGTAGCCGCACAAGTCGCCGCCTTTCTCGACAAGAAGCCTGCCGACAAGCCCTTCTTCATGTGGGCGAACTTCAGCGACCCGCATCATGCGTGGAATGCCCCTGCCGAGTTTCGCCCCGATACTGCCTCGCTGAAAGTGCCCGCGCATTGGCCGGATCTGCCCGGCGTGCGCGAGCAGCTCGCCGACTACTGCGCCGAGGTGAATCGCGTGGACCGCACCGTCGCGGGTGTGCTCGATGTGCTCAAAAAACGCGGCCTCATGGACAGCACGCTCATCGTCTTCTGCGGCGACAACGGCATGGCCATGCCGCACGGCAAAGGCTCGCTCTATGATCCAGGCTCGAACGTGCCCTTTCTCGTGCGCTGGCCCGGCGTGGTGAAGCCGGGTGGCGATTCGCGTGCGCTGATCAGCGCCGAAGACCTAGCGCCCACGCTGCTCGCGGCCGCAGGACTCGAAGCAGGTTCCAAAATGAGCGGCGTGAGCTTTCTGCCGCTGCTCAAAGGTGAGGCGCACACGCCGCGGAAACATCTCTTCGTCGAACGCGGCCCGCATGGCTCTGCACCGGTCGCGGCGGACATGACGAACGCCGGATACGATCTCGCGCGTGCGGTGCGCAGTGACCGCTTCAAGTTCATCTACAACTGCACGCCCTGGATTCCGTATTCACCCGTCGATTCCGCCGGTGGAGTCGCATGGAAGGAAATGCAGGAGGCGAATGCCGCCGGGAAGCTCTCGCCCGGCCTGCGCACGACCTATTTCACGACCCCACGTCCGGTTTATGAGTTGTATGACCTCGAAGCCGACCCCTCCGAGCTGAACAACCTCAGCGGCAAACCCGAACTCGCCGCTACTGAGCGCGAACTCCGCGCCGCTCTGGCCGAAAAGATGATCCTCGATTTTGACTACCTGCCGTTGCCGGATTTGATGGAAGGCGGCAGCGGGGGCGCTGTGAAGAAGGGCAAAGGGCAGGGGAAGAAGAAGTAG
- a CDS encoding DUF1080 domain-containing protein, translating to MFQPPRFVVVALVCLLASSASGDEPKWISLFNGKNLTGWTIKIAKRPLGENFANTFRVEDGILKVSYDDYSKFDEQFGHLFTNLAYSHYILRLEYRFTGTMMADAPHYVNLNSGVMLHAQPPQSMRFDQGFPASLEMQFLAGEGKGPRSTANLCTPGTHVEMGGQLITKHIVKSSAPTFPAEEWVRVEVEVRGNDEIIHRINGVEVLRYQRPQLDPTNNNAPATDQIEAGGNLMLSYGHIALQAEGQPVWFRKIELMSLEKK from the coding sequence ATGTTCCAACCCCCTCGCTTTGTTGTCGTCGCACTGGTTTGCCTGCTGGCATCGTCTGCCTCAGGAGATGAGCCAAAATGGATTTCGCTGTTCAATGGCAAGAATCTGACCGGCTGGACGATCAAGATCGCGAAACGGCCACTGGGCGAGAACTTCGCGAACACGTTCCGTGTCGAGGATGGCATCCTGAAGGTCAGCTATGACGACTACTCGAAGTTTGATGAGCAGTTCGGCCACCTCTTCACCAACCTCGCCTACTCGCACTACATCCTGCGGCTGGAGTATCGCTTCACCGGCACAATGATGGCCGACGCACCGCATTATGTGAACCTCAACAGCGGCGTGATGCTCCATGCGCAGCCACCGCAGAGCATGCGCTTTGATCAAGGTTTTCCCGCGAGCCTGGAGATGCAGTTCCTGGCGGGTGAAGGCAAGGGGCCGCGCTCCACCGCCAATCTCTGCACACCCGGCACGCATGTGGAGATGGGTGGACAGTTGATCACGAAGCACATCGTCAAATCCAGCGCGCCGACCTTTCCGGCGGAGGAATGGGTGCGTGTCGAAGTCGAGGTGCGAGGCAATGACGAGATCATTCATCGCATCAACGGCGTGGAAGTACTGCGCTACCAGCGCCCACAGCTCGATCCCACGAACAACAACGCCCCGGCGACGGATCAGATCGAGGCGGGCGGTAATCTGATGCTCAGCTACGGCCACATCGCACTTCAAGCCGAAGGACAGCCGGTGTGGTTCAGAAAGATCGAACTGATGTCGCTGGAGAAGAAGTGA
- a CDS encoding sulfatase-like hydrolase/transferase: protein MKPFILAVILSAFCLSPASYSAQPSLVIFLADDHGQLDSTPYGSKEVRTPNMQRLADAGMTFTHAFIASPSCAPSRAAMLTGLMPARNGAENNHTFKRDDVASLPDVLRKLGYQTAAFGKVAHGGKDAQRHGFDVFDEQHDAAFVERFLKERDASKPLCLFVGTHEPHVPWDKLEGYDPAKVTLPPKFVDTPETRESRARYYTDVTTADTQLGEVMDLAKKYLVPANTLFLYTSDHGGQWPFGKWNLYDTGARVPFLAAWPGVIKSGARTDAMIQWIDLLPTLIDAAGGKVPEGIDGRSFLPVLRGEKSTHREFIFTTHSGDGSMNVYPIRAIRTADWKLILNLHPEFAHTTHIDKSPNIRSGLPYWTSWFNKAQTDPEATAIVKRYHERPAVELYDLRADPAEQNNLAADPAQSTRVKKLREQLEAWMREQGDKQTLFSEPHLLTDPASTRPVAPEAPGTSSTKKGKGKKNTQ, encoded by the coding sequence GTGAAGCCTTTCATCCTCGCGGTCATCCTTTCGGCGTTCTGCCTTTCGCCTGCATCATACTCAGCGCAGCCGAGCCTCGTCATCTTCCTCGCCGACGACCACGGGCAGCTCGACTCCACGCCCTATGGTTCAAAGGAGGTCCGTACGCCGAACATGCAGCGGCTGGCGGACGCGGGCATGACCTTCACGCATGCCTTCATCGCCTCGCCATCGTGTGCGCCGAGCCGCGCGGCCATGCTGACCGGTCTGATGCCGGCGCGCAATGGTGCGGAGAACAATCACACCTTCAAACGCGATGACGTGGCTTCGCTGCCCGATGTACTACGCAAACTCGGCTACCAGACCGCTGCGTTCGGTAAAGTGGCGCACGGCGGCAAAGACGCGCAACGACACGGTTTCGATGTGTTTGATGAGCAACACGACGCAGCTTTTGTGGAGAGGTTTCTCAAGGAACGCGATGCCTCCAAACCGCTCTGTCTCTTCGTCGGCACGCATGAGCCGCATGTGCCATGGGACAAGCTCGAAGGCTACGACCCCGCGAAGGTGACGCTGCCGCCGAAGTTCGTGGACACACCAGAGACACGTGAGTCTCGCGCCCGCTACTACACCGATGTGACCACCGCCGACACGCAGCTCGGCGAGGTGATGGATCTGGCAAAGAAATACCTCGTCCCCGCGAACACGCTGTTCCTCTACACCAGCGACCACGGCGGGCAGTGGCCTTTCGGCAAATGGAATCTCTACGACACCGGCGCGCGCGTCCCGTTCCTCGCTGCGTGGCCCGGCGTCATCAAATCAGGCGCACGCACCGACGCGATGATCCAGTGGATCGACCTACTGCCCACGCTCATCGACGCCGCTGGCGGTAAGGTTCCGGAAGGGATCGACGGGCGCTCCTTCCTTCCCGTTTTACGCGGCGAAAAGTCCACGCATCGCGAATTCATCTTCACCACGCACAGCGGCGACGGCAGCATGAACGTTTATCCCATCCGCGCGATCCGCACCGCCGACTGGAAGCTCATCCTCAATCTCCATCCCGAGTTCGCGCACACCACGCACATCGACAAATCACCAAATATCAGAAGCGGTCTTCCGTACTGGACCTCGTGGTTCAACAAGGCGCAAACCGACCCTGAGGCCACCGCCATTGTGAAGCGCTACCATGAACGCCCTGCTGTCGAACTTTACGATCTCCGCGCCGATCCCGCCGAGCAGAACAACCTCGCCGCTGATCCTGCGCAGTCCACCCGCGTGAAAAAACTGCGCGAACAACTCGAAGCCTGGATGCGCGAGCAGGGTGACAAGCAAACCCTCTTCAGCGAGCCGCACCTGCTGACCGATCCAGCCTCCACTCGTCCCGTCGCCCCAGAAGCTCCTGGCACATCGTCGACCAAGAAAGGCAAAGGAAAGAAGAACACCCAGTAA
- a CDS encoding DUF4080 domain-containing protein encodes MPDIVLATLNAKYIHASFGLRCLMANLGELRERACMAEFIINQPPLEIVEAILAHKPRIVGFGVYIWNVEQTTEVVALLKRLRPELIIILGGPEVSYETEGQEIVALADHVITGEADMKFAQVCRELLGFTAEGQRSKEAASDSAPLPLCPSAAKANVPKIIAAELPALNQLASPYELYTDEDLKHRVIYVEASRGCPFTCEFCLSSLDIPVRAFATDAFLAAMQRLLDRETTQFKFVDRTFNLHLPTSMGILQFFLDRWRDGLFLHFEMVPDRLPEQLRALIRRFPPGAVQFEVGIQTFDDATSKNISRRQNLDRLEDNFRFLREETGVHIHADLIVGLPGEGIESFGRGFDRLVRLNPQEIQVGILKRLRGTPIVRHDDEYRMIYAPHPPYEILSTRDISFADMQRMRRFARYWDIVANSGNFTNTLMLLWRDGASPFVQFLRFSDWLHATLRRTHQIALHVIAQNLFDFLITESGVDRELAAAALEADWHRTPSREALNLRGMTTTPALLKPAAVRTARRQERHTQLKPIA; translated from the coding sequence ATGCCGGACATCGTCCTCGCCACGCTTAATGCGAAATACATCCACGCCTCGTTCGGGCTCCGCTGCCTCATGGCGAATCTCGGCGAGCTGCGCGAGCGTGCGTGCATGGCGGAATTCATCATCAACCAGCCACCGCTGGAGATCGTCGAAGCCATCCTCGCGCACAAGCCGCGCATCGTCGGTTTTGGTGTCTATATCTGGAATGTCGAGCAAACGACCGAAGTGGTTGCCTTGCTCAAGCGCCTCCGACCGGAACTGATCATCATCCTCGGCGGGCCGGAGGTTTCGTATGAGACGGAGGGGCAGGAGATCGTCGCGCTAGCGGACCATGTGATCACTGGCGAGGCGGATATGAAATTCGCTCAAGTATGCCGTGAGTTGCTCGGGTTTACCGCAGAGGGGCAGAGGAGCAAAGAGGCAGCATCTGACTCAGCACCTTTGCCTCTTTGCCCCTCTGCGGCTAAAGCGAACGTCCCCAAGATCATCGCTGCCGAATTGCCCGCGCTGAACCAGCTCGCGTCGCCGTATGAGCTCTACACCGACGAAGACCTCAAACATCGCGTCATCTACGTCGAGGCGTCGCGCGGATGCCCGTTCACGTGCGAGTTCTGCCTGTCGTCGCTCGACATCCCCGTGCGTGCCTTTGCGACCGATGCCTTCCTGGCCGCCATGCAGCGGCTGCTTGATCGTGAGACCACGCAGTTCAAATTTGTCGATCGCACCTTCAATCTGCATCTGCCCACGAGCATGGGCATCTTGCAGTTCTTCCTCGACCGCTGGCGTGACGGCCTGTTCCTGCACTTCGAGATGGTGCCGGATCGTTTGCCCGAGCAACTCCGTGCTCTCATTCGCCGCTTCCCGCCGGGCGCGGTGCAGTTCGAGGTTGGCATCCAAACGTTTGATGATGCCACATCGAAAAACATCAGCCGCCGCCAGAACCTCGACCGCCTGGAGGACAACTTCCGGTTTCTCCGCGAAGAAACCGGCGTGCATATTCACGCCGACCTCATCGTCGGTCTGCCCGGCGAGGGCATCGAAAGTTTCGGACGCGGCTTTGACCGCCTCGTGCGGCTGAACCCGCAGGAAATCCAGGTCGGCATCCTCAAACGTCTGCGCGGCACGCCCATCGTCCGGCATGATGACGAATACCGCATGATCTACGCGCCGCATCCGCCCTATGAAATCCTGTCCACACGCGACATCTCGTTTGCCGACATGCAACGTATGAGGCGGTTCGCCCGCTACTGGGACATCGTCGCCAACAGCGGTAATTTCACCAACACGCTGATGCTTCTCTGGCGCGACGGAGCCTCGCCCTTCGTCCAATTCCTACGCTTCAGCGACTGGCTCCATGCCACGCTGCGCCGCACGCATCAGATCGCTCTGCACGTCATCGCGCAGAACCTTTTTGATTTTCTCATCACAGAAAGCGGCGTGGATCGCGAACTTGCCGCCGCCGCGCTGGAAGCCGACTGGCACCGCACGCCGAGCCGCGAGGCACTGAATCTTCGCGGCATGACCACTACCCCCGCGCTTTTGAAGCCCGCCGCCGTCCGCACGGCCCGCAGGCAGGAGCGGCATACGCAGTTAAAGCCGATAGCCTGA